The stretch of DNA GCGTGAGCCTGGTCGTCGCCGCCCTCGATCCGTTGCCGTAGCACGCTCGTCGGGAATGTCAGAGAGTTGAACTCTTCGCCGAAGGACGTCGGCGCCCCGAAATAGTCGAGATAGACGTCGGTGTCGGACATCCGTCGATGCTGGAACGTGACCCGCTCCGGCCGGAAGCGACGACCGGCCAGCATCTCGAACATCCCCAGGATGACCCCGAGCGCCAACTCGTGCAGATGGGCCCGATAGGACAGCCGTGCGAGCGTGATGGTGAAGGTGAACGTCGACGTCCGGCCGGTGGTGAACATGTCCGCTCGGATAGCCGGACTGTAGGTGTGCAGATATTTGATGACCCCCAACAGCCCGGCCTCGACCGTGTCCGCATTGCGAGCGAGCACCGCGATCGGCCCCATCATCTCCAGACTCTGCACACGGGCGACCCGCAGACCGAGATCGGTGATGCCGAGCACCTCCGACGCCCGGCCCACCAGGGCCGTCAACGAGCTGTAGGTGATGAACCGGTTGTAGTCCCCGACGACTCCGGCGGGAACGCCCGCCCACGCCATCAACTCCTCGGCGTCCCCGCCGTGCTGTCCAATCAGTTCCGGGATGTTGATCAGACCAGACGCTCGCACCAGATCACCCATGTCGTCAAGTGTCAAAACATTGTCGCAACATGTCAAGAGTTTCCCTCGGATCGATGTGACGATGGACACGTGAAGCCCAGTCGATCACGACTGTGCAGACACACAGAACCACGAGATCCAGGAGAATCCATGACCACGACATTCGACGTTCCGCTCGCTCTGACCATGCAGACCAACGACACCCCGTGGGCGCGCGACGTCCTCGCTCCGGGCCTGTCGATCCAATTGCCGGTCGCCGACATCGAAGGCGGCTTCCTCGTCGTCAATACGCGCTTCGCGCCCGGTACGGTGCTACCCACCCACCTGCACACCGGAGCCGTCCACGGGTACACGACGAAGGGCAGCTGGCACTACCGTGAGTACGGCGCGGCCTCGATGAACACGCCCGGGTCGTACATCTACGAGCCGGCCGGTTCGACCCACACGCTCGTCGCCAGTACGGAAGAGGTCACCGAAGCGCTCTTCATCATCCACGGAGCGTTCCTCAACTACGACGAGGACGGAAACTACGTCGGCCACTTCGACGCCGCGGTCACTCGCAAGGTGTATGTCGACACGCTCGAACAGCAGGGGGACGAGATCCCCGACTTCGTCATCGGCGGCAACTGCACCTACGGGCGTCGCTGACCGGATCGCCGGGCCGGATCACGAGGAGGAATTGTGACGCACGAGAATATCGCCGCCGCACTCGACCGAGCCGAGCAGTTGTTCGGCGACGCCGAGGCGGTCGTCGACGGCGACCTGCGTTGGACCTATGCGGAGTTGGCCCAGCGAGTGCGATCGTTCGACGGCGCACTGGACGGATTCGGCCTGGCGAAGGGCGACGTCGTGGGAATGCTGGCGCACAACAGTGCAGCTCACGTCGTGGCCTGGCTCGGTGTGCCGCGCAGCGGCCGAGTGCTCAACGAGATCAACACCCGACTCGCGCCCGCCGAGCTCGCATTCATCATCGACGACTCGTCGACGCGGGTGCTCATCGTCGACGATGCGTTCCTGGACGTCGGCCGAACGCTGCTGGCGGAGAGCTCCGACGTGGACCGGCTCGTCTACGCAGGCCGCGGCGAGTGTCCCGACGACTGTGCCAGTCTCGTCGAGATGACTCGAT from Gordonia humi encodes:
- a CDS encoding 2,4'-dihydroxyacetophenone dioxygenase family protein is translated as MTTTFDVPLALTMQTNDTPWARDVLAPGLSIQLPVADIEGGFLVVNTRFAPGTVLPTHLHTGAVHGYTTKGSWHYREYGAASMNTPGSYIYEPAGSTHTLVASTEEVTEALFIIHGAFLNYDEDGNYVGHFDAAVTRKVYVDTLEQQGDEIPDFVIGGNCTYGRR
- a CDS encoding AraC family transcriptional regulator: MGDLVRASGLINIPELIGQHGGDAEELMAWAGVPAGVVGDYNRFITYSSLTALVGRASEVLGITDLGLRVARVQSLEMMGPIAVLARNADTVEAGLLGVIKYLHTYSPAIRADMFTTGRTSTFTFTITLARLSYRAHLHELALGVILGMFEMLAGRRFRPERVTFQHRRMSDTDVYLDYFGAPTSFGEEFNSLTFPTSVLRQRIEGGDDQAHALAQRFLGGQHRHLDIDEHVHELVEKLIPLGRADLSTVAGALMTHPRTLQRRLRELGTSFEQLVDDSRRETAIDLLPRVDLSVAEIAQQLGYSEQSTFTRSCKRWFGCTPKAQRAALRALAPRAEPL